One genomic segment of Rivularia sp. PCC 7116 includes these proteins:
- a CDS encoding PAM68 family protein, with translation MSAESERNRLPFEPNKKRQKPPKAKAQTPIVKEEPNEEAQRKPPFTKEEMAIPQVVSQRMVRRVAWLCGVPTILGILTLVVSYLLIIYADIKFPPLLVLLVNMGLFGLGVLGITYGVLSASWEEQRVGTLIGWSEFTTNFGRMVAGWRETRQKKV, from the coding sequence ATGTCTGCCGAATCCGAACGCAACCGCTTACCTTTTGAACCAAATAAAAAACGCCAAAAGCCCCCCAAAGCTAAGGCTCAAACACCAATTGTCAAGGAAGAACCCAACGAGGAAGCACAAAGAAAGCCTCCTTTTACTAAGGAAGAAATGGCTATTCCCCAAGTTGTTAGCCAGCGCATGGTTAGACGTGTAGCCTGGTTATGTGGAGTACCTACTATATTGGGTATTTTGACTTTGGTTGTCAGCTATTTGCTGATTATTTATGCTGATATCAAATTTCCTCCCCTGCTAGTACTGCTTGTTAATATGGGGCTATTTGGCTTGGGAGTTTTGGGAATTACCTACGGGGTTCTTTCCGCTTCTTGGGAGGAGCAAAGAGTCGGAACTCTAATTGGTTGGAGCGAATTTACTACCAACTTTGGACGAATGGTAGCAGGTTGGCGCGAGACTCGGCAAAAAAAAGTATGA
- the rpsO gene encoding 30S ribosomal protein S15, translating into MLTQEKKQELISQYQVHETDTGSSEVQVAMLTERINRLSKHLQANKKDHSSRRGLLKMIGQRKRLLSYIQSGDRERYKTLIRSLGIRG; encoded by the coding sequence ATGCTAACACAAGAAAAAAAGCAAGAGTTAATCTCACAATATCAAGTCCACGAAACCGATACTGGTTCTTCTGAGGTACAAGTTGCGATGCTTACCGAACGGATTAACCGTTTGAGCAAACATCTGCAAGCGAATAAAAAAGACCATTCCTCCCGTCGCGGATTGTTGAAGATGATTGGTCAACGTAAGCGTCTTTTGTCTTATATTCAAAGTGGAGACCGCGAACGTTATAAAACTTTGATTCGCAGTCTCGGTATACGTGGGTAA
- a CDS encoding carbonic anhydrase, producing MKKLVKGLREFKANYYSTHRELFEQLSHGQKPRVLFITCSDSRVDPNLITQAGVGELFVIRNAGNIIPPYGATNGGEGATIEYAVQALCINQIIICGHSHCGAMKGLMKLNKLQSDMPLVFDWLKYAEATRRLVLDHYSKYEEEDLLEIMVAENVLTQIDNLRTYPLIHSKLYQKQIKIYAWIYQIETGEILAYDPESHAYITPQSQINEYETEEVTEPVIDQSNYENLGFPMTRLSREQMNRIYQGSSN from the coding sequence ATGAAAAAACTAGTAAAGGGTCTGCGTGAATTTAAAGCTAATTATTACAGCACCCATAGAGAATTATTTGAACAACTTTCCCACGGTCAAAAGCCTAGAGTATTATTTATTACTTGCTCCGATTCTCGCGTAGACCCTAATCTAATTACTCAAGCTGGGGTAGGAGAATTATTTGTTATCCGTAATGCTGGTAATATTATTCCTCCCTATGGAGCCACAAATGGTGGTGAAGGGGCGACGATTGAATATGCGGTACAAGCTTTATGTATTAACCAAATAATTATCTGCGGTCATTCTCATTGCGGCGCGATGAAAGGACTGATGAAGCTAAATAAATTACAATCAGACATGCCTTTGGTGTTTGATTGGCTTAAATATGCTGAAGCTACTAGACGTTTGGTTTTAGACCATTACAGCAAATATGAAGAGGAAGATTTATTAGAAATCATGGTGGCTGAAAACGTCTTGACGCAAATAGATAATTTACGTACCTATCCTCTAATTCACTCCAAACTTTATCAAAAGCAAATTAAAATCTACGCATGGATTTATCAAATTGAAACCGGAGAAATATTAGCATACGATCCAGAAAGTCATGCTTATATTACACCTCAAAGCCAGATAAACGAGTATGAAACTGAAGAAGTAACCGAACCAGTAATAGATCAAAGTAATTACGAAAATCTGGGTTTCCCCATGACACGTTTATCCAGAGAACAAATGAATCGAATTTATCAAGGTTCTAGTAATTAG